TCGGCGCCGATCACGGCCGAAAGAGCTGTAACGACGCAAGCAGAGCCGCCCTCCGCTCCGGTCATGGATGGCGACAAGATTAAGCCCGCCGATAGCGAACGCGCTTCGACCCTTGCGGCGATGCGCGCGGCAGCAGAAAAATGGGGTTCCATCAACGTCGATGGTACAGCACGGGACAAAGCCATCGCCGTGGAGCTTGCCGCCGAGCACGGGCTCAAGATTACCAATCCGGAGCTCCAGGAGCAGCTTGTAGTCGCGCAGAAGAAGGTGGAGGAGCGCCGGCGCAAGGAAGATGAGCGCGAACGGAAAGTCTCCGGCTTTAGCGATGGATCGCTGGCTCAGCCGATTGAGAACGGCCAGACAAGCCGCGTCACCGCGCAGACCCGTTCGGGGATTTCGGGCGTATATCTTGAACATGGTGCCTCCCACTACGACAACGATCCGAAGAACGAGATGACGCCGCATGTCGATCTTAAGCGTGAGGATGGCAGGCGGATGCGCGTTTGGGGCGTTGGCCTGCCGGATGCGCTCGGCAAGGCGAGCGTTCAGACAGGTGATAGCATCAACCTAGTGGTGACCGGCCGCGAAACCGTGGAAAAGGAAGTGCGGGTCATCGACAAGGCGACCGGAAAGGAGCGGGTCGAGCGCCGGCCGGTGCAGCGCAATGTATGGGAAGCGAGTATTACGGAGAAGGCGGCCGACACGCAGACGGAGAATCCGATTGCGCGCAGCGACGCCGAGATCGCGGTCAACCTTCAGGTGGTGCGTGAGCGGACCGAAGCCGAAGCGCAGCGCGAAATCCGCCAAGCCGACCAAAGCACCGTCACGCACGAGCGGCCGTTCGACGGCGGCGGTAGCGATCACGCCTACCGCACACAATCCGAAGCAGCGTCTGCGGTCCGGGCCGAGCGCTCCATCGAACAGAACCCGTCAAAGCCGATACCGGCCGACATCAGCCAATCGCCCGAGATTGAACGACAGCGCCAAGCTCAGCATGAGTTGCTGAACGAGAAGCAGGCTAACCGGGAGACGGAGGCCAAGAAGGATAGAGAGCGCAACAAGCCGAAGCACCGCCAATGAAAAGGCTTTTCCTCATCTAAGTCTATTTGAGCATGGCATGGTTCATGCAGCATAGCCTGTCGCGAAGGTAAATCGGATTTCCTGATCGAGGATATCCGGATCTGTAAGCGCGATCCCTAAGTTCCCTGCCGCCGTGTCTATCAAAGCAATACGGACGTAGGATTTGTGATGACCACGCGGTTCGCACTGACGACTGGAGAACTCAACTGGCCATCCTGTCAACTGACACCAAGCGGGCGGCCGTTGGGTGTGAATCGGCGCGTTGTGTCACCCGACGCCCACTGAAATTTCAACGGCGTGTCGTACATATCGGCGGAGCAACCCTATTCTGGTCCACAACCATAAGAAGATTTTGAAATAAAAAATATATCACAAGTACAGTAGGAAAGAAATTATATTAAAAATTGTATTAACGGATAAAGTATGTTAATGAAAAAATAGTTTTACAAAAATCTTATAGCAAAGAAAACATAATATCGACCGCTATGCCACGAACGCCGCTTCTGAAAATACAGATTTTTTACAGATTAAATCGCTTTAATACTGTTGGTTCAAAATATATGCATGGACTGGATTCAGGGTTGAATGTAACGGGTAGAGGCCATGATGGGACAGTCGATTCCGAGTGAGAAATTTACATTAGAGCCGGGCGCAGGTAGCATTTCCGCCGGGGCATCCGGTGGTCTGAGGCCGTTTATTGCGGCAGGTATGCCCAAGTTGGATGAATGGGACGAATATGTTCTCCTCATCGATTCCCGTACGCTAGGTCGTGAGTGCCTGTCGAAGAACTTGATGGAGTGCGACTGTACACCACACATCGTGACCGTAGGCTCATTGGATGAGTGGCACGGGCTCAATATGCAGGCGTTGCCGTCCGCAATCCTCCTCATGATCGGTGGACGCAAGGCTTCTGAGATCGATGTCAGTACCACCATCCGTGCCTTGGTCGAGCAGTTTCAGACAAGTCCTGTGATCGTGGGTGCAGACGGCGATGAGCTTGGGCAGCTCTTGCATGCGCTGGAATGCGGCGCACGCGGTTATATCCCGACGAACGTCGGGATAAAGGTTGCCGCAGAAGCTGTGGC
Above is a genomic segment from Rhizobium sp. CCGE531 containing:
- a CDS encoding LPD7 domain-containing protein — encoded protein: MAEERGVVIRYVTHRESGKQAVAFTDHGDKVEINTWKDREAVLAAMQVASQKWGSLTISGTESYKSLAIELAAEHGFKITNPELQEKLVAANERAAQQRNASAGLAPGTAQKETPAEVTGTPQREAAASAPITAERAVTTQAEPPSAPVMDGDKIKPADSERASTLAAMRAAAEKWGSINVDGTARDKAIAVELAAEHGLKITNPELQEQLVVAQKKVEERRRKEDERERKVSGFSDGSLAQPIENGQTSRVTAQTRSGISGVYLEHGASHYDNDPKNEMTPHVDLKREDGRRMRVWGVGLPDALGKASVQTGDSINLVVTGRETVEKEVRVIDKATGKERVERRPVQRNVWEASITEKAADTQTENPIARSDAEIAVNLQVVRERTEAEAQREIRQADQSTVTHERPFDGGGSDHAYRTQSEAASAVRAERSIEQNPSKPIPADISQSPEIERQRQAQHELLNEKQANRETEAKKDRERNKPKHRQ
- a CDS encoding response regulator transcription factor translates to MMGQSIPSEKFTLEPGAGSISAGASGGLRPFIAAGMPKLDEWDEYVLLIDSRTLGRECLSKNLMECDCTPHIVTVGSLDEWHGLNMQALPSAILLMIGGRKASEIDVSTTIRALVEQFQTSPVIVGADGDELGQLLHALECGARGYIPTNVGIKVAAEAVALARAGGIFVPASSLLAAKEALAPVAGRSNALDNLFTPRETVVAEALRRGKANKIIAYEMGLCESTIKVHIRNIMSKLNATNRTEVAYKIRELV